One genomic window of Apium graveolens cultivar Ventura unplaced genomic scaffold, ASM990537v1 ctg5857, whole genome shotgun sequence includes the following:
- the LOC141702896 gene encoding uncharacterized protein LOC141702896, with protein sequence DSIVGSTALSKEWSKHSISPVDYQDFVLQQDLEGNELFGAQALATANAHFQGAIHQAKAWKVGLEDANKKLEEANQKIEALEAQLASSTSDLETARAENVILKAQKEKAFDGWMDTQEFKDLMVEHDALLHPVSYKEGWDAAVEAIQDEFPEVLEQLPFPCPVRVPELGGVTEKLAGMIKDGEEEDSPEEEFEPVAKKARVEESPKAAPQQPSSSAEGTSTGTSEGTTETSEETTETSEETSDSGSEESHPSKA encoded by the exons gactcaattgtgggcagcacggccctgtccaaggaatggtctaagcattccatttccccggtggattatcaagattttgtcctccaacaggacttggaggggaatgagctgtttggagcccaagctctggcgacg gctaacgcccattttcaaggggctattcaccaagccaaggcttggaaggttggcctggaagatgccaacaagaagttggaggaggccaatcaaaaaattgaggcccttgaagctcaattggcctcttccacttctgacctggagacggcccgggctgagaatgtcatcttgaaggcgcagaaggaaaaagcctttgatggctggatggacactcaagaattcaaagacttgatggtggagcatgacgcccttcttcatcctgttagctataaggaaggctgggacgctgctgtggaggccatccaggatgagtttcccgaggtccttgagcagttgccctttccttgcccagtacgggttccagagcttggaggtgttactgaaaagcttgctggtatgatcaaggatggagaggaggaagattcccccgaggaggaattcgagcctgttgctaagaaggccagggtggaagaatctcccaaagcagcgcctcaacagccatcatcttctgccgagggaacttctacagggacttcggaggggacgaccgagacgtccgaagaaacgactgaaacttccgaagagacttcggatagtggttctgaggaatctcatccttccaaggcctag